The segment TGCGTCAGGTCGAGTTCCCAGTAGCCGAGCCCCGCCACGCGTAAAGCCCGTTCCAACAGGCGCTGATTATCTTTTAACTCATCCTGCGCTCTTCGTATGTCGGTTATATCGGTGAAGGTTGCGAACACACGGTAAGGCCGATGTTCGCCTTCCGTAAACTGGGGAACCGCGTTCACCGAGATCCACCGGTGAGTTTCTTCGATGGAGTGGTGAAAACCCATTATAAAATTTTCGACCGGTTCCCCGGTTCGCATCGCCTCCCTGTCGGGGTACTCCTCTCCGCGAAGGCCGGTGCCGTCCTCGCGGATGGCCCGCCGCCGCAGATCAATGGAAGTAAAACTCATCAACTGGTCCATGCTGAGTCCCAACAGGCGCGCGGCGGCGGGATTCGCGTCGATTATCGCGCCCGACGCGTCGTGATAAATGACACCCTGGGCCATGGTTTCGAAGAGCAGACGGAATTTTTTCTCCGATTCGCGCAGCTTGCTTTCGAACAACTTTCTTTCCGTAACGTCATTGAACAGCACGGCAAACTGCCCTTTTTCCGGACTGAAGGCGGTCACCTCGAAATGCCGTCTGACCCCGCCGTGATAGTTTTCGAAGCTGACGGGCTCCATGGTAAGCGCGACGGCGCCGTAGCGGTCGATCCATTCGCGCTCCGTTCCCGGAAGGACCTCGAGCACGGATTTGCCGGTGATGTCGGCCGCCCTGAGGCCGGTAAGCCGCTCGAACGCGGGATTGACGCGCAGAAACCGGTAATCCACGGGAACGCCCTTCTCGTCGCAGATGATCTCGTGCAGGGCGAAGCCGTTGAGCATCGATTCGAAGAGCATGCGGTAGTCGTTTTCACTGCGGGAGAGGGTTTCGAGCGTTTTATGAAGCTCTTCGTTGACCACCTCGAACTCTTCATTCGCGGCTTCAAGCTCCTCCATCGCCGCCTGGAGTTCCTCGTTAGCGGCGGTCAGTTCCTGGTTGGCGCGCAGCAGGGCCTCTTCGGCCTTTTTACTCTCGGTGATGTCTTCGCCGATACTGCTCGTCGCGTACGGCGAGCCGTTCATAGCGTAAAGAGCGGTGTTGTTCCACCGGACCAGCCGCGATTCGCCGGATTTAGTCAGCAGCGTCCCCTCATAATGCAAAGGAACCTTGTCGAGCTCGAGCATCTTTTGATGTGCCCGCCTATTTTCGTCGGCTGATTTACCTTGTTCGAAAATGCCGAACCAGTTGCCGCCTATCAATTCATCCTGGGTATAGCCGGTCAGATTGAGCAGGAAATCATTGCAGAAAAGGATTGTACCATTCGCGTCGAGTTGAACCGCGATAAGGCGCGCGTTTGCGAGCGCGTCGCGAAACCGTCGCTCGCTCTCCCGGAGTTTTATTACGGTTCGGTGTTTGACCCGCGCGGATTCGATGTTCGAATACAGGTCGCGCTCGTGTATGGGCTTGTTGAGATAGGCGTACGGCTGGGTGTCGCTCGCCCGGTCGACGGTCGCCTTGTCGGCGTTTGCCGTAATGTAGATGATCGGGATATCGTTGGCCCTGCGTATCGCACGGGCGGCCTCGATACCGTCCATGCTCCCGGCAAGCAGGATATCCATCAGGATGATGTCCGGTTTGAGCGAGGCGGCCTTTTCGACGGCAGCCTCTCCCGTGGCGGCAATGTCCGCGACCTCGTAGCCGAGTTCTTTGAGAATGCCCTTGACGTCAAGGGCGATGATGGTTTCGTCTTCGACAATCAAAACGCGGATCTTTCTCATGTTTCCTCGCCGGGATGATACTATGTAAGGAATATAACGCAATGAGCGATGAATGCAAGCAGAATTACCGGAAAGCCCCGGGGTTTTATGGGGTGAGAATTATAATAAGGGATTAAATTACAACAACTTTTGCCTTTTGAGATCGCTGCGTCGCCGCGCTCCTCGCGATGATGCTCTGTTCAGCCCGGATTTTAATTCACGCCGGTTTTAAATGTCAAATAATGACTTTTGGGTGCCGCCAGTAAATCATTATTGACATTTTACTCGTTTTGTCATTCACTTGATGAAAACATTTTACGCAAACTGCACCCGCTTTGCGCCACGGAGACCGACCATGAAGAGCAGCCGTTTCAAGGTTTTGAGCGACGCCGAAATAAAAACCATACAGCAGCACACCCTCGAGATCCTCGAGACCGTCGGCATCAAGGTCGAGGTGAAGAAGATGCGGCGGATGCTCGCCGACCTCGGCTGCAGGGTGGATGAGGCGAAAAAAATCGTGTATTACAAGCCCTCGGTCGTCGAATCGCTTCTGAAAAAAGCCCCGCGCGAATATATCCTCTGCGGCGCCGATTCGAGTAAACAATGGCCGATCAATCCGGATACCCGGGTCTTCGGCGGTCTGGGAACGGCCATCAACTTTTATGATCTTGAGACGGGCGACTACCGCCCCACCACCCTGAAAGACCAGACCGACCATATCATCCTGTTCGATGGGCTCGACAATATCGTCTCCAACCAGATGGATATCTGGCCCAACGATATCCCCATGCAGTGCATCCACGTGGAGGCCATCCGCTCGTGGGCGAAGCATTGCACCAAGTCCTTTGGAATGGGCGCGTACGGCGTCCTCGCGACGAAAGACATGATGGAGATGACCTCGATCGTGATGGGCGGAAAGGACAACATCAGGGACCGCCACCCGTTCATCACCATCGTGAGCATCCAGAGCCCGCTCTCCACGGCGCAGATACAACTCGAGGGCCTCATGATTCTCGCCGAATGGGGCCAACCGGCCCTGGTGTCGCCCGAGGCGATGGCGGGTACCACCGCACCGGTAACGCTCGCGGGGCTTCTTCTTCAGCAGAACGCCGAGGTGGTCGCGCATATCGTTATGGCGCAGGCGGTAAATCCCGGCACGCCGGTCATGTACGGCACCGTGTCGACGATAGCCGAGATGCGCCGCGGGACGGTGGCGCTGGGCTCGATCGAGACGGGCATGATAAGCGCGGGAGCGGCGCAACTCGCCCATTCCTACGGCATTCCGTGCAGGGCGGTGGCGGGCGCAACCGAATCCAAGACCATTGACATTCAGTGCGGGGTCGAGCGTTTCCAGTCCATGCTGCTCGCCGCGCTCGGCGGGGCGAACTACATCACCTGCGTGGGGACGCTCGAATCGACGACGGCCGGGGCGCACGAGCTCGCCGTAATAGACAACGAGCTTATCGGGATGGTCGAGCGCGCCATCCGCGGG is part of the Spirochaetota bacterium genome and harbors:
- a CDS encoding PAS domain S-box protein, with translation MRKIRVLIVEDETIIALDVKGILKELGYEVADIAATGEAAVEKAASLKPDIILMDILLAGSMDGIEAARAIRRANDIPIIYITANADKATVDRASDTQPYAYLNKPIHERDLYSNIESARVKHRTVIKLRESERRFRDALANARLIAVQLDANGTILFCNDFLLNLTGYTQDELIGGNWFGIFEQGKSADENRRAHQKMLELDKVPLHYEGTLLTKSGESRLVRWNNTALYAMNGSPYATSSIGEDITESKKAEEALLRANQELTAANEELQAAMEELEAANEEFEVVNEELHKTLETLSRSENDYRMLFESMLNGFALHEIICDEKGVPVDYRFLRVNPAFERLTGLRAADITGKSVLEVLPGTEREWIDRYGAVALTMEPVSFENYHGGVRRHFEVTAFSPEKGQFAVLFNDVTERKLFESKLRESEKKFRLLFETMAQGVIYHDASGAIIDANPAAARLLGLSMDQLMSFTSIDLRRRAIREDGTGLRGEEYPDREAMRTGEPVENFIMGFHHSIEETHRWISVNAVPQFTEGEHRPYRVFATFTDITDIRRAQDELKDNQRLLERALRVAGLGYWELDLTQGSATVSPASRRIYGFGDGKLTIADIQILPLPEYRAMLDDALAGLVNRNEKYDVTFKIRRATDGAILTIHSLAEYNRATNRVFGVISEIPDPPATGETGQDSGKKDAGKKAPGRKK
- a CDS encoding trimethylamine methyltransferase family protein produces the protein MKSSRFKVLSDAEIKTIQQHTLEILETVGIKVEVKKMRRMLADLGCRVDEAKKIVYYKPSVVESLLKKAPREYILCGADSSKQWPINPDTRVFGGLGTAINFYDLETGDYRPTTLKDQTDHIILFDGLDNIVSNQMDIWPNDIPMQCIHVEAIRSWAKHCTKSFGMGAYGVLATKDMMEMTSIVMGGKDNIRDRHPFITIVSIQSPLSTAQIQLEGLMILAEWGQPALVSPEAMAGTTAPVTLAGLLLQQNAEVVAHIVMAQAVNPGTPVMYGTVSTIAEMRRGTVALGSIETGMISAGAAQLAHSYGIPCRAVAGATESKTIDIQCGVERFQSMLLAALGGANYITCVGTLESTTAGAHELAVIDNELIGMVERAIRGVEVSDISLAVDVLRRVGPDGNYLMEEHTQRHFRGEHFIPKLADRDKRDIWEKAGKKEMLERSRDEAKKILSKHRERELDPGVAKALDDYVAMVAGRGLDEFLAAEWEA